One genomic segment of Candidatus Babeliales bacterium includes these proteins:
- the dnaE gene encoding DNA polymerase III subunit alpha, translating to MTKHFTHLHLHTEYSLLDGAITLPKLVDHAKEQGLKSLAITDHGNIFGAVKFFQLCKKAGIKPILGMEAYITEDVDQRSVDKKYYHLILLVENEIGYKNLCKLIAFSYQKGFYFKPRIDYNILAEHCEGLIATSACLGGHIPQLLKNDREQEALKQIDWFVKHFGKDRFYFEVQPEDQAEQVVMNKKLFELGAKLGIGCVATTDCHYISQHDHEAHEVMLAIGTGKRFDDPTRFSFKECRAYMRSETEMLEIFKDHPEAIYNSGKIADMCNFKFETDKLFFPAFATPQGQTPEQYFQTLCRAGLETLALKKRFPIEEKEKYVARLELEMDLIIKMGFVGYFLIVSDFIMWSRRNDIPVGPGRGSAAGALVAWCLEITNIDPLKYNLLFERFLNPERISMPDIDIDFCIEGRESVINYIKDKYGHDKVCQIITFGTMLAKGVIKDVARALGLPFEESNMITALVPEQLKITLKEALEQEPQLKELIQNNPTIKHVFDIAFKLEGVTRHASKHAAGIVITPEPTHEMLPIFIPPKDNAIVAQYAMTELESIGFLKIDLLGLKNLTLVKNALNLIKKQQNITIDIDHIPLDDQKTFDLLQAGKTSGVFQLESDGLKEVLRKLKPDKFEDIIAVNALYRPGPLNAGMVDDYILRRHGKQTINYFFDELKDVLEETYGVIVYQEQVMKIASVIGGYSLGEADILRRAMGKKKADVMAEQKKIFVERAISKGFDLKRSDALFELMAFFAGYGFNKSHSAAYALIAYQTAYLKANYPAQFAACLISLESGNAEKMAFYLKEARDMGIELLPPSINNSHVDFTVVSDKILFGLQGIKNIGLAALHNIIADREKNGPFKDILNFCERIDLRTSNKRVLENLICAGAFDELAGNRAQQFNELAHIIELALEIKEHKLTGQMQLFSTSKAQTGQGQAYTFTQRAEWSNKERLEKEKEVLGFYISSHPVQVNEKQLAWIQANNIHDLLELLKKQPVSAQQEPTVTTYGLLTQKKIISTKKGDRMAFVQIEDLHNHAEIIIFPRLFKQIEPWLSDYTIFVVKGSLDIAAQASCKIKANQFVPLELVFDQWDKINQVTLQLPDDVTLEHIEFIKKIEGGKIPLRMVFQENGKSIKLVTKKSISLNLDLIAKLNEFNISGTVDL from the coding sequence ATGACAAAACATTTTACTCATCTACATCTTCATACAGAATATTCACTACTTGATGGTGCAATCACCCTTCCTAAATTAGTTGATCATGCAAAAGAGCAAGGACTAAAATCACTCGCTATAACGGATCATGGAAATATTTTTGGTGCAGTAAAGTTTTTTCAACTGTGTAAAAAAGCTGGCATCAAGCCGATTCTCGGTATGGAAGCATACATCACTGAAGACGTGGATCAACGTTCGGTTGATAAAAAATATTATCATTTAATTTTACTTGTCGAAAATGAAATCGGGTATAAAAACCTCTGCAAACTTATCGCATTTTCATATCAAAAAGGTTTTTACTTCAAGCCACGTATCGATTACAACATACTTGCAGAGCACTGCGAAGGACTCATTGCTACCAGCGCATGCTTGGGTGGTCACATTCCGCAACTTTTAAAAAATGATCGAGAGCAAGAAGCTTTAAAACAAATCGATTGGTTTGTGAAGCATTTTGGCAAAGATCGTTTTTATTTTGAAGTGCAGCCTGAAGACCAAGCAGAACAAGTGGTGATGAATAAAAAACTTTTTGAACTTGGAGCCAAACTTGGCATCGGTTGCGTTGCCACCACTGATTGCCATTACATTTCACAGCACGACCATGAAGCACATGAAGTCATGCTTGCAATTGGTACCGGTAAACGATTTGACGACCCGACGCGCTTTAGCTTTAAAGAATGTCGTGCATACATGCGGTCTGAGACAGAAATGCTTGAGATCTTTAAAGATCATCCTGAAGCAATTTACAACTCTGGCAAAATTGCAGACATGTGCAACTTTAAATTTGAAACAGATAAATTATTTTTTCCAGCATTTGCAACACCGCAAGGACAAACACCAGAGCAATATTTTCAAACGTTATGCCGAGCTGGGCTTGAAACATTAGCCCTTAAAAAACGATTCCCAATCGAAGAAAAAGAAAAATATGTAGCCAGGTTAGAACTTGAAATGGATCTGATTATCAAAATGGGATTCGTTGGGTATTTTCTGATCGTGAGTGATTTTATTATGTGGTCGCGACGAAACGATATCCCTGTTGGCCCTGGTCGTGGTTCTGCAGCAGGAGCTCTGGTTGCATGGTGCTTGGAAATTACCAACATTGACCCGCTCAAATATAATTTACTTTTTGAACGTTTTTTAAATCCTGAACGTATCAGCATGCCAGATATCGATATCGATTTTTGCATTGAAGGCCGAGAATCGGTCATCAACTACATTAAAGATAAGTATGGTCATGATAAAGTGTGCCAAATTATTACATTTGGAACCATGCTTGCCAAAGGTGTCATCAAAGATGTTGCTCGAGCACTTGGACTGCCGTTCGAAGAATCAAACATGATCACAGCACTCGTTCCCGAACAATTAAAAATTACGCTCAAAGAAGCACTCGAACAAGAGCCGCAACTTAAAGAACTAATCCAGAATAATCCAACAATTAAACATGTTTTCGATATTGCATTTAAGCTCGAAGGCGTTACGCGTCACGCATCAAAACATGCTGCTGGCATTGTGATTACTCCTGAGCCAACGCATGAAATGCTTCCTATTTTTATCCCACCAAAAGATAATGCAATCGTTGCTCAATATGCAATGACAGAACTTGAAAGCATTGGTTTTTTAAAAATAGATCTTTTAGGTTTAAAAAACTTAACGCTTGTTAAAAACGCTCTCAATTTAATTAAAAAACAACAAAATATAACAATTGATATCGATCATATTCCACTTGATGATCAAAAAACATTTGACCTTTTACAAGCTGGAAAAACGTCTGGTGTGTTCCAGCTAGAGTCTGATGGCCTCAAAGAAGTTTTACGCAAACTTAAGCCTGACAAATTTGAAGATATCATCGCGGTTAACGCACTCTATCGCCCAGGACCTTTAAACGCCGGAATGGTTGACGATTACATTTTGCGCCGACATGGCAAACAAACAATCAATTATTTCTTTGATGAATTAAAAGATGTGCTTGAAGAAACGTACGGAGTTATTGTTTACCAAGAACAGGTTATGAAAATCGCTTCAGTCATCGGTGGATATTCACTCGGAGAAGCTGATATTTTACGTCGAGCGATGGGTAAGAAAAAAGCTGACGTTATGGCCGAGCAGAAAAAAATATTTGTCGAGCGAGCAATTTCAAAGGGATTTGACCTTAAAAGATCTGATGCACTTTTTGAATTGATGGCATTTTTTGCTGGTTACGGTTTTAACAAGTCTCACTCTGCGGCCTATGCGCTCATTGCGTATCAAACGGCTTATTTAAAAGCAAACTACCCTGCTCAGTTCGCAGCATGTTTAATATCTCTTGAATCTGGCAATGCTGAAAAAATGGCTTTTTATTTGAAAGAAGCGCGAGACATGGGCATTGAACTTTTACCACCAAGCATTAATAACTCTCATGTAGATTTTACGGTGGTGAGTGACAAAATACTGTTTGGACTGCAAGGTATAAAAAATATTGGCCTGGCTGCACTGCACAATATTATTGCTGATCGAGAAAAAAATGGACCGTTTAAAGACATTTTAAACTTTTGTGAGCGTATTGATTTACGAACATCAAACAAACGCGTGCTTGAAAATTTAATTTGTGCCGGAGCTTTTGATGAACTGGCCGGCAATCGTGCACAACAATTTAATGAGCTTGCTCATATCATTGAACTCGCACTTGAAATAAAAGAACATAAACTGACTGGCCAGATGCAACTTTTTAGCACAAGCAAAGCACAAACTGGTCAAGGACAAGCCTATACATTTACGCAAAGAGCTGAATGGTCAAATAAAGAAAGACTCGAAAAAGAAAAAGAAGTTTTAGGTTTTTATATCAGCTCTCATCCTGTGCAAGTTAACGAAAAACAACTTGCTTGGATACAGGCAAATAACATCCATGATCTTTTAGAACTTTTAAAAAAACAACCTGTAAGCGCGCAACAAGAACCAACTGTTACCACGTACGGGCTGCTCACGCAGAAAAAAATCATCTCTACTAAAAAAGGTGATCGTATGGCTTTTGTTCAAATCGAAGATTTGCATAATCATGCAGAAATTATTATTTTCCCACGATTATTTAAACAAATTGAGCCATGGTTAAGCGATTACACTATATTCGTGGTCAAAGGATCTCTTGATATTGCAGCACAAGCAAGCTGCAAAATTAAAGCAAACCAGTTTGTGCCCTTAGAACTTGTGTTTGATCAGTGGGATAAAATTAATCAAGTAACGCTGCAACTTCCTGATGACGTAACGCTTGAGCATATTGAATTCATTAAAAAAATAGAAGGAGGAAAGATCCCCCTTCGTATGGTGTTTCAAGAAAATGGTAAAAGCATCAAACTGGTCACTAAAAAATCAATTTCATTAAATCTTGATCTCATTGCAAAATTAAACGAATTCAATATTTCAGGAACAGTTGATTTGTAA
- a CDS encoding UTP--glucose-1-phosphate uridylyltransferase, translating into MDYNISKLIIPAAGIGSRFLPITKSIPKEMLPLSNKPAIQYIVQEGLDAKIDNILVVLSPEKSVIVDYFTRNQHLEDILAQQGKSSCLDELNKLIAIAKFQYFIQNKPQGVANALLHAQPAIENDEFFAVALPDDIIFGAKPEIGYLAKIAQEHQAMVIGVLEVPYDQISSYGVVAPGLQITHDIFEIDHLVEKPQAADAPSNLAIVGRYIFHSSLFAHIPLTQPAANGEILLPDTINLMIKKGFKVLAVKIKGQRFDTGTPQGWLEFIVKHNKID; encoded by the coding sequence ATGGATTACAATATCTCAAAATTAATTATTCCAGCTGCTGGAATTGGTAGCAGATTTTTACCAATCACCAAATCCATTCCAAAAGAAATGTTGCCCCTTTCAAACAAACCAGCAATTCAATACATTGTCCAAGAAGGTCTGGATGCAAAAATAGACAACATACTCGTTGTGCTTTCACCTGAAAAAAGCGTCATAGTTGATTATTTTACACGCAACCAGCACCTTGAAGATATTTTAGCGCAGCAAGGTAAAAGCTCTTGTCTGGATGAATTAAACAAACTTATTGCCATTGCAAAATTTCAATACTTTATTCAAAACAAACCCCAAGGTGTTGCAAATGCTCTGCTACACGCTCAACCAGCAATTGAAAACGATGAGTTTTTTGCCGTAGCTCTTCCTGATGATATTATTTTCGGGGCAAAGCCAGAAATCGGCTACCTTGCAAAAATAGCTCAAGAGCATCAAGCTATGGTCATCGGCGTACTCGAAGTTCCCTACGATCAGATTTCTTCATACGGAGTCGTTGCGCCAGGGCTACAAATTACTCATGATATTTTCGAGATTGATCACCTGGTCGAAAAACCTCAAGCTGCAGACGCTCCATCCAACTTAGCTATTGTTGGTCGTTATATTTTTCACAGCTCACTTTTTGCTCATATTCCACTCACTCAACCTGCTGCAAATGGCGAAATTTTACTTCCTGACACCATCAACCTCATGATTAAAAAAGGATTTAAGGTTTTAGCGGTAAAAATTAAGGGTCAACGCTTTGATACGGGAACCCCTCAGGGCTGGCTCGAATTCATTGTTAAGCACAATAAAATCGACTAG
- a CDS encoding DNA starvation/stationary phase protection protein, whose amino-acid sequence MKRLNSYVLAGILCAGAVHGKPTENEKMSKEDNSKKGEIVMTNADKKVSQQLLNELLANETVMLFQTLNYHWNLTGPEFHDYHLLFDAQYNALFADLDKLAERVRAVEGEALGSMKAMLKEASLKEDTGATPAPKQMVKNLLKQYEALIELTRDDIKKLEKSDIVTSNFLQDLAGKHEKTAWMLRSLAAK is encoded by the coding sequence ATGAAGCGTTTAAATTCTTATGTGTTAGCCGGTATTTTGTGCGCAGGAGCTGTGCACGGTAAACCTACGGAAAATGAAAAGATGAGTAAAGAGGATAATTCAAAAAAGGGAGAGATTGTTATGACCAATGCAGATAAAAAAGTAAGCCAACAGTTGTTAAACGAACTTTTAGCAAATGAAACAGTAATGTTGTTTCAAACGTTAAATTATCATTGGAATTTAACTGGTCCAGAATTTCATGATTATCATTTGTTGTTTGATGCGCAGTATAATGCATTGTTTGCGGACTTAGATAAACTTGCAGAACGCGTACGTGCCGTTGAAGGTGAAGCTCTTGGTAGCATGAAAGCTATGCTCAAAGAAGCAAGTCTTAAAGAAGATACTGGCGCTACACCAGCTCCAAAACAAATGGTTAAAAATCTTTTGAAACAATATGAAGCTTTAATAGAGCTGACTCGTGATGATATTAAAAAACTTGAAAAATCAGATATTGTTACAAGCAATTTCTTACAAGATTTAGCTGGCAAACATGAAAAAACTGCTTGGATGCTACGATCATTAGCGGCTAAGTAA
- the pheS gene encoding phenylalanine--tRNA ligase subunit alpha: MNLQNLNQSKQDLIQKLQAVSNEADLETFRLEYLSRQGSIAQLFETLKTLDTDLKRLVGPQLNELKKEIQQLFDDKKEKLFQQKIHAQEEKQKYFDVTISKPVTTGSLHPYTQITEQIQNIFISMGFAVADGPELETEFFNFTALNVPKDHPARQDSDTFWIDVQHLLRTQTSTVQIRTMQTQKPPIAIIAPGRTMRNEATDASHDFMFMQFEGMYIAENVSISNLLATLKSFLTQLFEKEITIRVRPGYFPFVEPGLEIDASCPFCSEGCSVCKRTGWIELMGAGLIHPEVLKHGGIDPTKYSGFAFGFGLTRLTMLKYQIPDIRLLHSSNIQFLQQF; the protein is encoded by the coding sequence GTGAACTTACAAAATTTAAACCAGTCAAAACAAGATTTAATCCAAAAGCTCCAAGCTGTTTCAAACGAAGCAGACCTGGAGACTTTTCGTCTAGAATATCTATCTCGCCAAGGAAGCATTGCTCAACTATTTGAGACATTAAAAACTCTTGATACAGACCTTAAACGCTTGGTTGGACCACAATTAAATGAACTTAAAAAAGAAATTCAACAGTTGTTCGATGATAAAAAAGAAAAACTGTTTCAACAAAAAATTCACGCCCAAGAAGAAAAACAAAAATATTTCGATGTAACAATTTCTAAACCAGTTACAACAGGCAGCTTGCATCCATACACTCAAATCACTGAGCAAATTCAAAACATTTTTATCTCTATGGGTTTTGCTGTAGCCGATGGACCAGAACTTGAAACAGAGTTCTTCAACTTTACTGCTCTCAATGTTCCTAAAGATCATCCAGCTCGCCAAGATTCAGATACGTTCTGGATTGACGTGCAACATTTACTACGAACTCAAACTTCAACGGTTCAGATTCGAACCATGCAAACTCAAAAACCTCCTATCGCAATTATTGCTCCTGGTAGAACCATGCGCAATGAAGCAACTGATGCTTCCCATGATTTTATGTTTATGCAGTTTGAAGGAATGTACATTGCAGAAAACGTTTCTATCTCCAACCTTTTAGCTACTTTAAAATCATTTTTGACGCAGCTGTTTGAAAAAGAAATTACCATTCGTGTGCGCCCAGGATATTTCCCCTTTGTGGAACCAGGCCTTGAAATCGATGCATCATGCCCATTTTGTTCAGAAGGTTGTTCAGTTTGTAAAAGAACTGGATGGATTGAACTGATGGGGGCTGGACTCATTCACCCTGAAGTTTTAAAACATGGTGGCATTGATCCAACAAAATATTCAGGCTTTGCTTTTGGATTTGGACTGACTCGATTGACGATGTTAAAATATCAAATTCCTGACATCAGACTTCTACACAGCAGCAATATACAGTTTTTGCAACAGTTCTAA
- a CDS encoding GIY-YIG nuclease family protein, with product MYYVYLIRSIEFPNEKYIGFTDNFAERLKTHNSGKSPHTKLHKPWSIEVLIGFDDKLKAASFEKYLKSGSGRAFAKNRLW from the coding sequence ATGTATTACGTATACCTTATCCGATCTATTGAATTTCCAAATGAAAAGTATATTGGTTTTACGGATAATTTTGCTGAGCGATTAAAAACACATAACTCAGGTAAATCGCCTCATACGAAACTGCATAAGCCCTGGAGCATAGAAGTATTAATTGGCTTTGATGATAAATTAAAAGCAGCATCTTTTGAAAAATATTTAAAATCTGGATCTGGTAGAGCGTTCGCCAAAAACAGACTTTGGTAA